A stretch of DNA from Diospyros lotus cultivar Yz01 chromosome 14, ASM1463336v1, whole genome shotgun sequence:
gttttagaaaacctatacaatcctcaatgataatttaaatgtttacaaataattgtcCACACTTAACACgaataaataagcaattaagcacaAATTTATAAgacaatgaaatataaataaataagtaaatttatcacctcaaatttgatgaagaaatttgtaataaacttgaaaatatttttctccttCTTACCTTGTGGCTATTCGATGGATTTGCAATAACACTTTGAGAGCTTTAAAttgcttgaaaattagtttgagaGCTTTTGGAAGCTTTTGAGTGTTTTGGATAGGTAATATGAATATGAGTAATGAATGATCACCCAAATGAGTTTGCtactatttataagcattttgaaaAATACTGTTCACTGTTACTATAACGCACTGTTTGCTAACAGCTAAATTACTATTCCAACGGTCTAATTATTGTTTCAACAATCTGAATACTGTAGCAATAgcgaaaattttgttttttttttttttggtctaaattttggaaaaaaatatatatatatatatatgaacttttacttacttgaaaaataattttaatgaaaaatactaattttgataatacatatattatgctaaaatattttataaattaatcaaaaataattaagtacaatatattatttttattaatcattaaaatttaattaaaaattaaatagagcaATCGACACAATTTCACAAAGTAGAGTCCTAACTATTGTTATCAAAAGCCCTAACTTTATTGACCCACGTGTACAGACAATagccaatttattttcattttatttaaacgTTTTCTTACTTTGTGAAGAAAAAAAacctttcctttttaaaacCTTATGTCGTGATGTGAGTGTTTTAAACAACTCAACAACACCAAGGCTCTATTCTCAAAAGTGTATTAAAATCACGTTGGAGACAAGTTGTTGAAGATAAACAAACCCTATCAGGAGCAGATCTAAATGTGAGCTGTTCTGGGCTAAAGCCGAGAACaactcacaaaaaaaattaaaattttaagttaaaacttagcccaaattcaatttagcCCACTCCAAGCCCAGCCCACCCTACTCTACACTGCTGGATCCGCCCTGAACCCTATTAacaaatcaaagaaattaaggtttcaattttcaaataaagGAATTTGGAGAGTTGTACACGACAGGGCACGTTTCCCTTTTAATGTCCACATCGTCAACATGTGTGAATATCAGTTGCACCTTTAAAATTGATCAAAtgttcatatataatataaaattagctAGTTCAAAGGCCGAAATAAAACTAAGTAAAATTGAGGGTTcttgataataaaaaaagtaaaagttaGGGGTGCATTTATGCATATGgccatttcaaatttgaaaagcGAACAACATTTCACGTCATCATTCCAACGAATCGTAAGCGACTGGACTTACTCTTCCCTAATTTTGCTCTCTGAGCTCCCTTCTCAAACCCTAATCTCTTCAATTCAGTCAATCAAAATTCTCAGTTGTTCCGCGGATTAGGAATTCAATCTCTTTTCGTGTCAATAGGTAAACAATTCCACTCATTTTTCGTATTTTTTGCTGCTTGTATGGCTAGCTTCAAACTTCAATCTTGCTTGTATTTGTACAGTTGTTGATATGGCGGAGAGGTGCGAAGATCTTCCGGACGAGTGCTGGGAACTGATATTCAATCGGCTCGACCATCACTCCCAATTCGAAGCCCTCTCTCTTGTCTGCCGGCGATTTCTTTCCATCACGGATCGGCTTCGTACCTGCCTCACGATCCTCTACCCGACAATTCATGTTCACGGTACTCTTTCTAAATTATTCAATCGATTCCACCGCGTTAAAACCATCGATCTCAGCCGATTTCATGGCGAAATAGATCGGGTCGTTCTTGAGATTGCCGGGTCTGGGTTGAACCTCGAAGCCCTAGATGTTTCGGGAAGCCATTGCCTCGCAATGGAGGGCTTGAATCGATTAGGGTTGAATATGAAGAGTTTGAAGGTTTTCAATTGTGCGGGTCTCTGGAGATTTTGTGATAGTGAATTGCTTGCAATAGCGAATTCGATGCCGTGGGTGGAGGAGCTGGATATCAGTTATCCTCGCAATGTTTTCGACTTGCATAGGGAGTTCGAGAATCTGAGCCCGGATAAAGCAAATATAACTGATGAGGGAATTAGGGTTTTGTCATCCAAATTAAGGGGCCtgagaaaaatcaatatttctggGAACGAATTCCTTACAGATAGGTCGATTGACGCCCTCTGCTCCAACTGTGTCCTCTTGGAAGAAATTGTAGTTCAGGACTGTCCACTGATTACCCATCATAGCATTGGATCTTTGATTCGCAATAGCCCCAACTTGGGTTCAGTCAAAGTTAATGGACTTAGACTCTTTGGATCTTCTGTAGACTTGCCTGTTAGTGGTTCGTTTGGTTATGCTAGAGCTTTATCCTGTATTGTGATGCATAATTCATTTGTCTCTGATGAATTTCTCTCAATGCTTGTAAAGTCTGATATTCCTTTGAAGAGGTTCAGTCTTGATGGGTGCTTTGGTTTTACATTCTCTGGACTCTCGTTGCTCTTGCAAACTTACCAGTATCTTGAGTACTTTTCTCTTGTTGGTGTTGACTTTCTCACTGATGATCACATGAGTCATTTGTCTAACTATCTCAGTACTTCAATTGCAGTAAAGCTCGGGTTTTGCTCCGGGCTAACTCATTTGACCTTTGCAGTGCTTGTAAAGAATTGTCCTCTCCTGGAGGATATTGATATGGGTAGAACAAATCTAGGTGTAGGCGAATGCAATGTAGATGCCGTAGAAAACCCACGAATCAGGTCTTTGAAATTAGTAAAGAATGTGAATCTGACCAATGAATGTCTTGGAAAACTTGCTTCAATGTGCCCCGGTTTACAACTCCTTGATGTCTCCTATTGCCTGGGTATTGATGAAGAAGGCATTTTGAGCTTTCTAAGAAGTGGCTCAAAGATTCGCCAACTGCAGATCAATGGGTGTTGGGGGATTAAGAACATTGGAACCAGTTTTGAACTTCCTGAACTGGAGGTCTTGCAAGCCGCCAAATCAGGGATCAATGACAAAGCACTGGCAACGATAGGGGCTAGGTGTCGCATGCTTCAGAATCTGAACTTGAAGGGTTGCTTGGGCGTGACAGCGGGAGGGTTGAAGGAAATTTTGACAAATTGCCGAAGGCTGAGGGAGATAAATTTGACCTCGTGTGTCAATGTAAGTATGGAGGACTTGGTTCGGCTGGTGTTTTCACGGCCGTCATTGAGGAAAGTAGTGCCGCCAAACGTCTCATTTGCTACTGAAAACCAGGGGAAAATTTTCTTGCGCCATGGATGTCTTCTTGGTGTCTGACTGGCCCTCGAATATCGGCATAGCCAGTGAGAAAGCAGCTGAGAATATTTgttcatctttatctttttaAGTTCCATTGATTGATCCATTTGTATAGGACTATGTTGTTGAGACGCGAAGATTGATGATTGTGTTGTGATGTAAACTATTTTGATTGACAAAGTTCGAAGATTTTTGCTCAAAGCAACAATGGTGTTTTGGGTTCTAGATTTGTACGGTTTTTTCATGCATAGCTTTCAACTTGTATCAGCTGTTAACATCGGTGGAGAGTGCAAATGAAAAGCTCTTGTGTGTGAGCTTTCGAAAAGCAGGGCTGTGTTTCCATCAAATGATCTTAAGAACTATATAGCTTCATTGATAAATTAGAtttacactttaaaaaaaaaaagtagtcaTATTCATCATTAATTAGACCTTGCATATTATCTAACCTAGTTaggatatttaaaataatgttttagttgtttcaaaatgttttaattatttttttaaattgtctcaaaatattttaatttgaaaaatagaagtaaatttattcttttatttaattcttaatttattGTGTGAaaataactatatataattaagggTCCATTTCGTAggtcattcaatttttcaatttttatgttttcatttttgttattttcaaaataagaacTGAAACAAACGTGTTTGGttgttactttttatttttaaaaaattacaaagtgagattagaaaattatcttttacaattttatttaatttttatatctttccTCATGTACCCTCCTTTCAACAATCTAACGACTCTggtctataaaaaaaatgtttagatgATGTAGAgcattatttatgtattttaatacttaaattagaTACTAAAAATTTGTTAAACACAATTATCTTAAAAGGGGAGTAAATTAAGCTTTCACCCTTCTAAAAAATTCAAgcaatttaaaaattgaaggtaagcaaaaaataaaagattaaaacacATTagaatttatagtgattcaatAACATGCCTATTCCACAACTTTGACTCTAAACTAAGGATTTAGTCAATCCAAATTTACTTTTGGGTAGATTTTGCAACAGGCTCAACTACAAATATTTATAATAGATGACTTTTACAACTATATTAACCACAACCAATGTATTCTAAAATAGTCAAATTTAACCTTTACAACTTCACAATAAAGTGATACTAAAAGATATAAGAAAAGGtttcaagatgtacaaaaaatTTGACACTTATCTCGAGTGTTCAAAGAGATATACTGACATGAATGAAAGCacactctttttcttttcttttcacaaGATCACAGGTAATGAGGCACTTTAAAGCTTTTGAGGATCAGATGTATCAAGTAGTTCTGAgcttctttattcttcttcagACTCCAGCCCTTTATAAGTCTTCTTGTCTTTAATGCATCTATTGGAATATCCTTGAATAAAGAATGTTCTTGTGTCTAACTATCTTCT
This window harbors:
- the LOC127789593 gene encoding F-box/LRR-repeat protein 3, translated to MAERCEDLPDECWELIFNRLDHHSQFEALSLVCRRFLSITDRLRTCLTILYPTIHVHGTLSKLFNRFHRVKTIDLSRFHGEIDRVVLEIAGSGLNLEALDVSGSHCLAMEGLNRLGLNMKSLKVFNCAGLWRFCDSELLAIANSMPWVEELDISYPRNVFDLHREFENLSPDKANITDEGIRVLSSKLRGLRKINISGNEFLTDRSIDALCSNCVLLEEIVVQDCPLITHHSIGSLIRNSPNLGSVKVNGLRLFGSSVDLPVSGSFGYARALSCIVMHNSFVSDEFLSMLVKSDIPLKRFSLDGCFGFTFSGLSLLLQTYQYLEYFSLVGVDFLTDDHMSHLSNYLSTSIAVKLGFCSGLTHLTFAVLVKNCPLLEDIDMGRTNLGVGECNVDAVENPRIRSLKLVKNVNLTNECLGKLASMCPGLQLLDVSYCLGIDEEGILSFLRSGSKIRQLQINGCWGIKNIGTSFELPELEVLQAAKSGINDKALATIGARCRMLQNLNLKGCLGVTAGGLKEILTNCRRLREINLTSCVNVSMEDLVRLVFSRPSLRKVVPPNVSFATENQGKIFLRHGCLLGV